The following are encoded together in the Thermosipho atlanticus DSM 15807 genome:
- a CDS encoding response regulator — protein MSKKRILVVEDEENMRLLIKEELEESGYDVDEAKNGEEALKMFREKEYDLVTIDIEMPGMNGLEVAGKIREIKKDAKIIILTAYSHYKNDLASWAANAYVVKTSDLTELKDTISKLINS, from the coding sequence ATGAGTAAAAAAAGAATACTCGTTGTTGAAGATGAGGAAAATATGAGACTTTTAATAAAAGAAGAGCTTGAAGAGTCTGGATATGATGTTGACGAAGCAAAAAATGGCGAAGAAGCCTTAAAAATGTTTAGAGAAAAAGAGTATGATTTAGTTACTATTGACATTGAAATGCCCGGGATGAATGGCCTTGAAGTCGCTGGAAAAATTAGAGAAATAAAGAAAGATGCAAAAATTATAATTTTAACGGCTTACTCTCACTATAAAAATGATTTAGCCTCATGGGCGGCAAATGCTTATGTTGTTAAAACCTCAGATCTCACTGAATTAAAAGATACTATTTCAAAATTAATTAATAGCTAG